A genomic region of Raphanus sativus cultivar WK10039 chromosome 6, ASM80110v3, whole genome shotgun sequence contains the following coding sequences:
- the LOC108810863 gene encoding myb family transcription factor PHL4 isoform X1 — translation METRPFRSTRRELSNLAHTSSVPSPSVEAVDISFSSERNQFMERPPYHLLSDDGGAAVGHNNIYSNDHHNHPSMMSHIGSSSDIPFISNILDWEPASIPDDLFGFPLDIPIRMEEEEDGGILTSDNDIIPRQSDLAELITDDENPLMSTLWNDLFLDTSSTSPASKVREPTLQSQIQQPRLVLHQTCPIARTDSNNSFTSNNTAAAAAKGRVRWTPELHEAFVEAVNQLGGMENAKPKAVLKHMKVEGLTIYHVKSHLQKYRTARHIPEPSQAGSLETKLTPREHVTSLDTKGGMYITEALRIQMEVQKQLHEQLEIQRKMQLQIEKQGKALLMMIEKQNLGFGKPEKEEEEADSRRSKRPRNNE, via the exons ATGGAGACTCGCCCTTTTAGGTCAACTCGGAGGGAGTTGAGTAACCTTGCGCACACTTCTTCAGTACCAAGCCCTTCCGTCGAAGCAGTAGACATATCCTTCAGTTCAGAACGCAATCAATTCATGGAAAGGCCGCCCTATCATTTACTCTCTGATGATGGTGGAGCAGCAGTTGGCcacaataatatatattcaaatgatCACCACAACCACCCTTCCATGATGTCTCACATTGGAAGCAGCAGTGACATACCTTTCATCTCTAATATTTTAGATTGGGAACCAGCTTCAATCCCTGATGACCTTTTTGGCTTTCCTTTGGATATTCCCATTCgaatggaggaggaggaggatggtgGCATCCTGACATCTGATAATGACATTATTCCCAGACAAAGTGACTTGGCAGAATTGATTACTGATGATGAGAATCCATTAATGTCTACTCTCTGGAACGATCTTTTCCTTGACACCAGTTCCACCTCTCCTGCTTCCAAG GTCCGGGAACCAACTCTGCAATCACAGATTCAACAACCCCGACTCGTTCTGCACCAGACTTGTCCTATTGCTAGGACAGACAGCAACAACAGTTTCACCAGTAATAATACTGCCGCGGCAGCAGCTAAAGGACGTGTGCGTTGGACACCAGAACTTCATGAAGCTTTTGTTGAGGCTGTTAACCAGCTTGGTGGCATGGAAA ACGCAAAACCCAAGGCCGTGCTGAAGCATATGAAAGTTGAAGGCCTGACTATATATCATGTCAAAAGTCATTTGCag AAATATAGGACAGCTAGACACATACCAGAACCATCACAAG CAGGTTCGCTCGAGACGAAGTTGACACCTCGTGAGCATGTTACATCTCTTGATACGAAAGG GGGGATGTATATAACTGAGGCGCTGCGAATTCAGATGGAAGTTCAGAAGCAACTGCATGAACAGCTCGAG ATTCAAAGAAAGATGCAACTTCAGATAGAAAAACAGGGTAAAGCACTGCTCATGATGATTGAAAAGCAAAATTTGGGTTTTGGCAAAccggagaaagaagaagaggaggcaGATTCTCGGAGATCAAAGCGTCCGAGAAACAATGAATGA
- the LOC108810863 gene encoding myb family transcription factor PHL4 isoform X2 produces METRPFRSTRRELSNLAHTSSVPSPSVEAVDISFSSERNQFMERPPYHLLSDDGGAAVGHNNIYSNDHHNHPSMMSHIGSSSDIPFISNILDWEPASIPDDLFGFPLDIPIRMEEEEDGGILTSDNDIIPRQSDLAELITDDENPLMSTLWNDLFLDTSSTSPASKVREPTLQSQIQQPRLVLHQTCPIARTDSNNSFTSNNTAAAAAKGRVRWTPELHEAFVEAVNQLGGMENAKPKAVLKHMKVEGLTIYHVKSHLQKYRTARHIPEPSQGSLETKLTPREHVTSLDTKGGMYITEALRIQMEVQKQLHEQLEIQRKMQLQIEKQGKALLMMIEKQNLGFGKPEKEEEEADSRRSKRPRNNE; encoded by the exons ATGGAGACTCGCCCTTTTAGGTCAACTCGGAGGGAGTTGAGTAACCTTGCGCACACTTCTTCAGTACCAAGCCCTTCCGTCGAAGCAGTAGACATATCCTTCAGTTCAGAACGCAATCAATTCATGGAAAGGCCGCCCTATCATTTACTCTCTGATGATGGTGGAGCAGCAGTTGGCcacaataatatatattcaaatgatCACCACAACCACCCTTCCATGATGTCTCACATTGGAAGCAGCAGTGACATACCTTTCATCTCTAATATTTTAGATTGGGAACCAGCTTCAATCCCTGATGACCTTTTTGGCTTTCCTTTGGATATTCCCATTCgaatggaggaggaggaggatggtgGCATCCTGACATCTGATAATGACATTATTCCCAGACAAAGTGACTTGGCAGAATTGATTACTGATGATGAGAATCCATTAATGTCTACTCTCTGGAACGATCTTTTCCTTGACACCAGTTCCACCTCTCCTGCTTCCAAG GTCCGGGAACCAACTCTGCAATCACAGATTCAACAACCCCGACTCGTTCTGCACCAGACTTGTCCTATTGCTAGGACAGACAGCAACAACAGTTTCACCAGTAATAATACTGCCGCGGCAGCAGCTAAAGGACGTGTGCGTTGGACACCAGAACTTCATGAAGCTTTTGTTGAGGCTGTTAACCAGCTTGGTGGCATGGAAA ACGCAAAACCCAAGGCCGTGCTGAAGCATATGAAAGTTGAAGGCCTGACTATATATCATGTCAAAAGTCATTTGCag AAATATAGGACAGCTAGACACATACCAGAACCATCACAAG GTTCGCTCGAGACGAAGTTGACACCTCGTGAGCATGTTACATCTCTTGATACGAAAGG GGGGATGTATATAACTGAGGCGCTGCGAATTCAGATGGAAGTTCAGAAGCAACTGCATGAACAGCTCGAG ATTCAAAGAAAGATGCAACTTCAGATAGAAAAACAGGGTAAAGCACTGCTCATGATGATTGAAAAGCAAAATTTGGGTTTTGGCAAAccggagaaagaagaagaggaggcaGATTCTCGGAGATCAAAGCGTCCGAGAAACAATGAATGA
- the LOC108812383 gene encoding uncharacterized protein LOC108812383 — protein sequence MFARRLTSVFKRSSTSTSSSEKAAGKENGTLGSFGRKAVSFVLITVTGGVALSALDDLSIYRGCSSKAMEKVMRNKAMIEAMGEPIEKGPWYNASLAVSQQRHSVSCSFPLVGPQGTGILHLKAVRNGEDSLFGFLQQRDWDILIMDALVHVPSNDGPQQTLRIDISDYTPPSAATDYKPSSEPEKPEIS from the exons ATGTTTGCGAGGCGTCTCACTTCTGTCTTCAAACGATCTTCGACTTCAACTAG CTCGTCGGAGAAGGCAGCAGGGAAAGAAAATGGGACGTTGGGGTCTTTTGGTCGGAAGGCAGTGTCTTTTGTCTTGATTACAGTCACTGGTGGTGTTGCTTTGAGTGCTCTCGACGACCTTTCTATCTATCGCGGTTGTAGCAG CAAGGCCATGGAGAAGGTGATGAGGAATAAGGCTATGATCGAAGCTATGGGAGAGCCAATTGAGAAAGGGCCATGGTACAATGCCTCACTAGCTGTTTCTCAGCAAAGGCACTCTGTCTCTTGTTCCTTTCCTCTGGTTGGCCCACAAGGCACCGGAATCTTGCATCTCAAAGCTGTTCGCAATGGAG AAGATAGCTTGTTTGGGTTTCTCCAGCAAAGGGACTGGGACATTCTGATTATGGACGCACTTGTCCACGTCCCTTCAAACGATGGACCCCAACAAACCTTGAGAATCGACATCTCTGACTATACTCCTCCTTCGGCTGCTACAGACTACAAACCTTCTTCCGAACCAGAAAAGCCAGAGATTAGCTAA
- the LOC108812382 gene encoding xyloglucan galactosyltransferase MUR3 — protein MTPRVAMRRRSAEEGVAPTEPTEKGNEGKNQNNRIYLLVSISLFFWALLLCFHFSVLGSTNPNIPKQQIQLQPQPSQSISLRVDKFPLHPPKDRLPPAPLANSTETVKSQEFSFVRALKTSENKSDPCGGKYIYVHDLPAKFNEDMLRDCKKLSLWTNMCKFTTNAGLGPPLENVEGVFSDQGWYATNQFAVDVIFSNRMKQYKCLTNDSSLAAAIFVPFYAGFDIARYLWGYNISTRDAASLELVDWLMKRPEWEIMRGKDHFLVAGRITWDFRRLSEEENDWGNKLLFLPAAKNMSMLVVESSPWNANDFGIPYPTYFHPAKDSEVFEWQERMRNLDRKWLFSFAGAPRPDNPKSIRGQIIDQCRNSKVGKLLECDFGESKCHAPSSIMHMFQGSLFCLQPQGDSYTRRSAFDSMLAGCIPVFFHPGSAYTQYTWHLPKNYTTYSVFIPEDDIRKRNMSIEERLLQIPPEQVKIMRENVIKLIPGLIYADPRSELETLKDAFDVSVEAIIDKVTRLRKNMIEGRTEYDNFVEENSWKYALLEEGQREAGGHVWDPFFSKPKPGEDSSSEGNGGTTISADAAKNSWKSEQRDKTQ, from the coding sequence ATGACTCCGAGGGTTGCAATGAGGCGTCGGTCAGCAGAAGAAGGAGTTGCTCCAACAGAGCCAACGGAGAAAGGAAACGAGGGGAAGAATCAAAACAATCGAATCTATTTATTGGTCTCTATATCCCTCTTCTTCTGGGCACTCCTCCTCTGCTTCCATTTCTCTGTCTTAGGAAGCACCAACCCTAACATTCCCAAACAACAGATCCAGCTCCAACCTCAACCATCACAATCAATCTCTCTTCGCGTAGATAAGTTCCCTCTCCACCCTCCCAAAGACAGACTCCCTCCTGCTCCGTTAGCTAACTCTACGGAGACCGTTAAGTCTCAAGAGTTTTCGTTTGTGAGAGCTTTGAAGACATCAGAGAACAAGAGCGATCCCTGTGGCGGCAAGTACATTTACGTCCACGATCTCCCCGCCAAGTTCAACGAGGACATGCTTCGTGACTGCAAGAAGCTCAGCCTCTGGACCAACATGTGCAAGTTCACCACCAACGCTGGCCTCGGCCCTCCCCTCGAGAACGTCGAAGGTGTCTTCTCCGATCAAGGCTGGTACGCTACCAACCAGTTCGCCGTCGACGTCATCTTCAGCAACCGGATGAAACAGTACAAATGCTTGACCAACGACTCCTCCCTCGCCGCCGCCATTTTCGTTCCCTTCTACGCCGGTTTCGACATCGCTAGGTACCTCTGGGGGTACAACATCTCCACCAGGGACGCCGCGTCTCTCGAGTTGGTTGATTGGTTAATGAAGCGGCCTGAGTGGGAGATCATGAGAGGGAAAGATCATTTCCTTGTTGCCGGTAGGATCACTTGGGACTTCAGGAGGTTGTCTGAAGAAGAGAACGATTGGGGGAACAAGCTTCTCTTCTTACCAGCTGCCAAGAACATGTCTATGCTTGTCGTCGAGTCTAGTCCCTGGAACGCTAACGATTTTGGGATCCCTTACCCGACCTACTTCCATCCAGCGAAAGACTCTGAGGTGTTTGAGTGGCAAGAGCGGATGAGGAACCTCGACAGGAAGTGGCTTTTCTCTTTCGCCGGAGCGCCAAGACCGGACAACCCCAAGTCCATCAGAGGGCAGATCATCGACCAGTGCAGGAACTCCAAGGTTGGGAAGCTGCTGGAATGTGATTTTGGGGAGAGCAAGTGTCACGCACCGAGCAGCATTATGCACATGTTTCAAGGCTCTCTCTTCTGTCTTCAGCCGCAGGGGGACTCTTACACACGGAGATCGGCTTTTGACTCGATGCTTGCGGGGTGCATACCTGTTTTCTTCCACCCGGGATCAGCCTACACTCAGTACACGTGGCATCTACCCAAGAACTACACGACCTACTCGGTGTTCATCCCTGAGGATGATATCCGGAAGAGAAACATGAGCATCGAGGAACGACTCCTCCAGATTCCACCGGAGCAGGTCAAGATCATGAGGGAGAACGTGATAAAACTCATCCCAGGGCTGATCTACGCAGACCCGAGATCAGAACTGGAGACGCTCAAGGATGCGTTTGATGTCTCGGTGGAGGCCATCATAGACAAGGTGACTCGGTTAAGGAAGAACATGATCGAGGGTCGAACCGAGTATGACAACTTCGTGGAGGAGAACAGCTGGAAGTATGCGTTGCTGGAGGAAGGCCAGCGGGAAGCTGGGGGACACGTGTGGGACCCGTTCTTCTCGAAACCGAAGCCTGGAGAAGATAGCAGCAGCGAAGGGAATGGAGGCACGACCATTTCGGCAGATGCAGCTAAGAATTCATGGAAGAGTGAACAAAGAGATAAGACACAGTAA
- the LOC108806330 gene encoding NADH dehydrogenase [ubiquinone] 1 alpha subcomplex subunit 9, mitochondrial: protein MQAVSRRLIQRPLSGGASTYSSSSLRSLHGVSDRLNGSDNRRYSSSLATKGVGHLARKGTGGRSSVSGIVATVFGATGFLGRYLVQQLAKMGSQVLVPFRGSEDNPRHLKLMGDLGQVVPMKFDPRDEDSIKAVMAKANVVINLIGREYETRNFSFEEVNHHMAEKLALVAKEHGGIMRFIQVSCLGASVSSPSRMQRAKAAAEEAVLSALPEATVMRPATMIGTEDRILNPWAMFVKKYGFLPLIGGGTNKFQPVYVVDVAAAIVAALKDDGSSMGKTYELGGPDVFTPHDLAEIMFDMIREWPRYVKLPFPIAKAMAGPRDFMVNKVPFPLPSPQIFNLDQINALTTDTLVSDKALTFQDLDLVPHKLKGYPVEFLIQYRKGGPNFGSTVSEKIPTDFYN from the exons ATGCAGGCGGTTTCAAGGAGATTAATCCAGCGTCCTCTCTCCGGAGGAGCTTCAACCTATTCATCATCTTCTCTCAGATCGCTCCATGGAGTCTCAGATCGCC TTAATGGAAGTGATAATCGTCGCTACTCGTCTTCCCTGGCTACTAAGGGAGTTGGACACCTCGCTCGCAAGGGTACTGGTGGCAGATCTTCCGTCAG TGGCATTGTAGCTACGGTGTTTGGAGCCACTGGGTTTCTTGGTCGTTATCTTGTGCAGCAACTAG CTAAAATGGGATCGCAAGTGCTAGTTCCTTTCCGAGGCTCAGAGGACAATCCTCGCCATCTCAAGTTGATGGGAGATTTAGGACAG GTAGTACCCATGAAATTTGACCCAAGAGATGAAGACTCAATTAAGGCTGTCATGGCAAAGGCTAATGTCGTTATCAATCTCATTG GAAGAGAGTACGAGACCAGAAACTTCAGTTTCGAAGAGGTGAATCATCACATGGCCGAGAAACTTGCATTG GTGGCCAAGGAACATGGTGGAataatgagatttattcaagtttCTTGCCTGGGAGCTTCTGTATCTTCTCCTTCAAGAATGCAGAGGGCAAAAGCTGCTGCTGAGGAAGCTGTCTTGAGCGCCCTTCCTGAG GCGACAGTCATGAGACCTGCGACCATGATTGGTACAGAGGACAGAATCTTGAACCCCTGGGCAATGTTCGTCAAGAAATATGGTTTCCTCCCGCTCATAGGTGGCGGGACCAACAA ATTCCAGCCCGTATATGTGGTTGATGTTGCTGCTGCAATTGTTGCAGCTCTCAAGGATGATGGCTCTAGCATGGGGAAAACCTATGAATTGGGTGGTCCAGATGTCTTTACCCCTCATGATTTG GCAGAGATCATGTTTGATATGATCCGTGAATGGCCTCGATATGTTAAGCTTCCATTTCCAATTGCTAAG GCAATGGCGGGTCCTCGGGATTTCATGGTGAACAAAGTCCCGTTTCCTCTACCCTCACCCCAGATCTTCAATCTGGATCAAATCAATGCGCTTACGACAGATACACTTGTATCTGACAAGG CCTTGACGTTTCAGGATTTGGACCTTGTCCCTCATAAGTTGAAGGGATATCCAGTGGAGTTTCTTATCCAATATCGCAAAGGTGGTCCTAACTTCGGTTCTACTGTGAGTGAAAAGATACCAACAGACTTCTACAATTGA